The Duganella sp. BuS-21 sequence GCGGGCCAACAGCGGGGCATGGGCTGTCTCCGGATTGAAATCGTGCTCTATGATAGCCGATGTATTATATGGAAATGCATCGATACGATCTAATCAGCTGTCATGACTGCGGCGTGCTGCACCAGCGCCGCCCGCTGCGCCCGCGCGAGAAGGCGCGCTGCGTGCGTTGCGGCTCCGTTCTGTATCGCGGCATCCATTCCGACGCCGGCCGCATGGCCGCCATCACCCTGGCTGCGGTGATCACTTTCCTGATTGCGCAGTTCTTCCCCATCGTGCAGCTGGAGGTGGGCGGTTACAGCACCAGCGCCACGCTGCTGGGCGCCATCCGCGTGCTGTGGATGGAGAAGATGCAGGTGGTGGCGGCGGTGGTGTTCGTGCTCACCATGGTGCTGCCGGCGGTGGAACTGTCTTCCCTGACGTATGTGACGATGTCGTTGCGGCGCGGCGTGCGGCCTCCGGGTTTCGATCAATTGCTGCGCATGGTCGGCCTGGCGCGGCGCTGGGGCATGACCGAGGTGCTGATGATCGGCATCCTGATCACCATCGTCAAGATGACCAGCCTGGCCCAGGTGGTGGTGCAACCGGGCTTGTACGCCTTCGGCGCGCTGACGCTGATGCTGGCCATCGTGGTGTCTTTCGATCCCAAGATCCTATGGAATATCGGCGAGCATTTGCCGGCAAGGGGGCAGGGCCGGGTGGCGCAGAAACCTTTTCACTACGCGGCGCTGGCCA is a genomic window containing:
- a CDS encoding paraquat-inducible protein A, coding for MHRYDLISCHDCGVLHQRRPLRPREKARCVRCGSVLYRGIHSDAGRMAAITLAAVITFLIAQFFPIVQLEVGGYSTSATLLGAIRVLWMEKMQVVAAVVFVLTMVLPAVELSSLTYVTMSLRRGVRPPGFDQLLRMVGLARRWGMTEVLMIGILITIVKMTSLAQVVVQPGLYAFGALTLMLAIVVSFDPKILWNIGEHLPARGQGRVAQKPFHYAALAKGVPLLACHSCGLVESLKYKVRHQYCARCGAHLHRRHPDSVGRTWAFLLAAAILYIPANLLPVMYTHSLFGKEDDTIISGVVYFWTSGSPALAVIIFVASIVVPVLKLAALALLAWTAQRRSRWRPLQRTLLYRIVEFVGRWSMLDIFVITLTVALVRFQSLAVITAGPGALAFCAVVVLTMIASMQFDPRLIWDPVDTHGEKHV